The following are encoded together in the Lactuca sativa cultivar Salinas chromosome 1, Lsat_Salinas_v11, whole genome shotgun sequence genome:
- the LOC111909217 gene encoding 30S ribosomal protein S1, chloroplastic, which translates to MASLAQQIGGLRCPSLSNTRLSRKPSSSNTQPVKRIFTTKAAVAVSNAQTRERMKLKEMFEEAYERCRTSPYEGVAFTVDDFHSAIEKYDYNSEIGTKVKGTVFNVDANGALVDVTAKSSAFLPIREACIHGIKHVEEAGIVPGLREEFVIIGENEHDDSLILSLRQIQYDLAWERCRQLQAEDVVLTGKVVGANKGGIVAIVEGLRGFVPFSQISSKSSAEDLLEKYLPLKFVEVDEEQSRLVLSNRKAMADSQAQLGIGSVVTGTVQSLKPYGAFIDIGGINGLLHVSQISHDRVSDIATVLQPGDTLKVMILSHDRERGRVSLSTKKLEPTPGDMIRNPKLVFEKAEEMAQTFRQRIAQAEAMARADMLRFQPESGLTLNADGILGPLTEDLPAEGLDFSEEIPAAED; encoded by the exons ATGGCGTCCTTGGCGCAGCAGATTGGTGGATTGAGGTGTCCATCTCTCTCGAATACACGTCTATCAAGAAAACCCTCGTCCAGCAACACTCAACCGGTGAAGAGAATCTTTACAACCAAAGCTGCTGTTGCTGTATCAAACGCACAGACGAGAGAGAGAATGAAACTCAAAGAGATGTTCGAAGAGGCTTACGAGCGGTGTCGCACGTCGCCATACGAAGGTGTCGCCTTCACCGTTGATGATTTTCACTCCGCCATCGAGAAATATGATTACAATTCTGAAATCGGCACCAAG GTGAAAGGAACTGTTTTCAATGTAGATGCCAATGGCGCACTTGTGGACGTGACAGCAAAATCATCAGCATTCTTACCGATTAGGGAAGCGTGCATTCATGGAATCAAGCATGTAGAAGAAGCAGGCATAGTCCCTGGCTTGCGTGAGGAATTTGTTATCATTGGTGAAAATGAACACGACGATAGTTTGATTTTGAGTTTACGCCAAATTCAGTATGATTTGGCATGGGAGCGATGCAGACAGCTTCAAGCTGAAGACGTTGTACTTACTGGTAAG GTTGTCGGGGCAAATAAAGGTGGAATTGTCGCCATTGTTGAAGGACTCCGTGGATTCGTTCCATTCTCACAAATATCCTCG AAATCAAGTGCAGAGGATCTTCTTGAGAAATATCTTCCGTTAAAGTTTGTGGAAGTAGATGAAGAACAATCGAGACTTGTTCTGAGCAACCGCAAGGCCATGGCTGATAGCCAGGCGCAACTTGGAATTGGATCAGTGGTGACTGGAACAGTTCAGAGCTTGAAACCATATGGTGCTTTCATTGATATTGGTGGGATCAATGGGCTTCTCCATGTGAGTCAGATCAGCCATGATCGTGTCTCTGACATTGCAACTGTTCTACAACCTGGTGATACCCTCAAG GTGATGATATTAAGCCATGATCGTGAGAGAGGGCGAGTTAGTCTTTCTACAAAGAAACTTGAGCCAACACCTGGTGACATGATTCGTAACCCCAAGTTAGTTTTTGAGAAG GCAGAAGAGATGGCTCAGACATTCAGGCAAAGAATTGCTCAAGCTGAAGCCATGGCTCGTGCTGACATGCTAAGGTTCCAGCCTGAG AGTGGGTTGACACTTAATGCGGATGGTATATTAGGTCCACTGACTGAAGATTTGCCTGCAGAAGGTCTGGATTTTAGTGAAGAAATTCCTGCAGCTGAAGATTGA